In Fundulus heteroclitus isolate FHET01 unplaced genomic scaffold, MU-UCD_Fhet_4.1 scaffold_110, whole genome shotgun sequence, a single window of DNA contains:
- the LOC105917875 gene encoding protein YIPF7 isoform X3: MPNILDPFMEQRYSGEIYQPTMRSTAFSSTGSESPEEEPPLLVELGIDFDHMWQKTLTVLNPLKPADGSIMNETDLTGPILFCVALGVTLMMAGKVHFDYVYGISAIACIGMYFLLSLMSSLAVSYGCVASVLGYCLLPIVALSAFAVFYSLQGVLGTVLALLAICWCSFSASKIFISTLAMQEQQLLVFYPCALLYGLFTLLTVF; this comes from the exons ATGCCAAATATCCTCGATCCCTTCATGGAGCAGCGGTACTCTGGAGAAATCTACCAGCCAACCATGCGTTCAACGGCTTTTAGCAGCACTGGATCTGAGTCCCCAGAAGAGGAACCTCCACTACTTGTTG AACTTGGAATCGATTTTGATCACATGTGGCAGAAGACACTCACAGTTCTGAACCCTTTGaagccagcagatggcagcattATGAACGAGACAGATTTGACAGGTCCCATCCTTTTCTGCGTTGCTCTGGGCGTCACTTTAATGATG GCAGGTAAAGTTCACTTTGATTACGTCTACGGGATCAGTGCCATCGCCTGCATTGGGATGTACTTCCTGCTCAGTCTGATGAGCTCGCTGGCAGTTTCCTACGGCTGTGTGGCAAGTGTCCTGGGGTACTGCCTCCTACCCATCGTGGCCCTCTCTGCGTTTGCTGTCTTCTACTCCTTGCA AGGCGTCCTGGGAACAGTCCTGGCTCTGCTGGCCATTTGTTGGTGCAGCTTTTCAGCCTCTAAGATCTTCATCTCCACCCTGGCGatgcaggagcagcagctgtTGGTGTTTTACCCATGTGCCCTGCTGTATGGACTCTTCACGCTGCTCACTGTCTTTTAA
- the LOC105917875 gene encoding protein YIPF7 isoform X1: MVPSLFTVSRKEKLEESLLQIKMGDFQQFEQDFYQTGYYIDDQGRALAYFDTDGEQDAMPNILDPFMEQRYSGEIYQPTMRSTAFSSTGSESPEEEPPLLVELGIDFDHMWQKTLTVLNPLKPADGSIMNETDLTGPILFCVALGVTLMMAGKVHFDYVYGISAIACIGMYFLLSLMSSLAVSYGCVASVLGYCLLPIVALSAFAVFYSLQGVLGTVLALLAICWCSFSASKIFISTLAMQEQQLLVFYPCALLYGLFTLLTVF, from the exons ATGGTTCCCAGTTTGTTTACTGTATCAAGAAAAGAGAAACTTGAAGAAAGCCTTCTTCAGATCAAAATGGGTGACTTCCAGCAGTTTGAGCAGGACTTCTACCAAACAGGATATTACATAGATGACCAGGGGCGTGCTCTGGCTTATTTTGACACTGA TGGAGAACAAGATGCCATGCCAAATATCCTCGATCCCTTCATGGAGCAGCGGTACTCTGGAGAAATCTACCAGCCAACCATGCGTTCAACGGCTTTTAGCAGCACTGGATCTGAGTCCCCAGAAGAGGAACCTCCACTACTTGTTG AACTTGGAATCGATTTTGATCACATGTGGCAGAAGACACTCACAGTTCTGAACCCTTTGaagccagcagatggcagcattATGAACGAGACAGATTTGACAGGTCCCATCCTTTTCTGCGTTGCTCTGGGCGTCACTTTAATGATG GCAGGTAAAGTTCACTTTGATTACGTCTACGGGATCAGTGCCATCGCCTGCATTGGGATGTACTTCCTGCTCAGTCTGATGAGCTCGCTGGCAGTTTCCTACGGCTGTGTGGCAAGTGTCCTGGGGTACTGCCTCCTACCCATCGTGGCCCTCTCTGCGTTTGCTGTCTTCTACTCCTTGCA AGGCGTCCTGGGAACAGTCCTGGCTCTGCTGGCCATTTGTTGGTGCAGCTTTTCAGCCTCTAAGATCTTCATCTCCACCCTGGCGatgcaggagcagcagctgtTGGTGTTTTACCCATGTGCCCTGCTGTATGGACTCTTCACGCTGCTCACTGTCTTTTAA
- the LOC105917875 gene encoding protein YIPF7 isoform X2, translating to MGDFQQFEQDFYQTGYYIDDQGRALAYFDTDGEQDAMPNILDPFMEQRYSGEIYQPTMRSTAFSSTGSESPEEEPPLLVELGIDFDHMWQKTLTVLNPLKPADGSIMNETDLTGPILFCVALGVTLMMAGKVHFDYVYGISAIACIGMYFLLSLMSSLAVSYGCVASVLGYCLLPIVALSAFAVFYSLQGVLGTVLALLAICWCSFSASKIFISTLAMQEQQLLVFYPCALLYGLFTLLTVF from the exons ATGGGTGACTTCCAGCAGTTTGAGCAGGACTTCTACCAAACAGGATATTACATAGATGACCAGGGGCGTGCTCTGGCTTATTTTGACACTGA TGGAGAACAAGATGCCATGCCAAATATCCTCGATCCCTTCATGGAGCAGCGGTACTCTGGAGAAATCTACCAGCCAACCATGCGTTCAACGGCTTTTAGCAGCACTGGATCTGAGTCCCCAGAAGAGGAACCTCCACTACTTGTTG AACTTGGAATCGATTTTGATCACATGTGGCAGAAGACACTCACAGTTCTGAACCCTTTGaagccagcagatggcagcattATGAACGAGACAGATTTGACAGGTCCCATCCTTTTCTGCGTTGCTCTGGGCGTCACTTTAATGATG GCAGGTAAAGTTCACTTTGATTACGTCTACGGGATCAGTGCCATCGCCTGCATTGGGATGTACTTCCTGCTCAGTCTGATGAGCTCGCTGGCAGTTTCCTACGGCTGTGTGGCAAGTGTCCTGGGGTACTGCCTCCTACCCATCGTGGCCCTCTCTGCGTTTGCTGTCTTCTACTCCTTGCA AGGCGTCCTGGGAACAGTCCTGGCTCTGCTGGCCATTTGTTGGTGCAGCTTTTCAGCCTCTAAGATCTTCATCTCCACCCTGGCGatgcaggagcagcagctgtTGGTGTTTTACCCATGTGCCCTGCTGTATGGACTCTTCACGCTGCTCACTGTCTTTTAA
- the LOC105917851 gene encoding retinol dehydrogenase 14, which translates to MMRGKTVIVTGANSGIGKATVAAIVKLQGRVIMACRDQARAEEAALDTLQETGADSRLVVVKQLDLASLESVRSFCEDIIKEEPRLDVLINNAGVYQCPYTKTEDGFEMQFGVNHLGHFLLTHLLLDLLKRSAPSRVVVVSSKLYKHGDINFDDLNSEKFYDKAFAYSRSKLANLLFACELARRLEGSGVTVNALTPGIVRTNLGRHVHIPVLAKPLFNLLSWGLFKSPEEGAQTSVYLASSPDVDGVQGKCFADCKPLDLLPKATDQEVASKLWDISEVMVGITT; encoded by the exons ATGATGCGGGGAAAGACTGTGATTGTGACCGGAGCGAACAGCGGGATCGGCAAAGCCACTGTAGCGGCAATTGTGAAGCTCCAGGGCCGGGTGATCATGGCTTGTCGGGACCAGGCCAGGGCCGAGGAGGCTGCGCTGGACACTCTGCAGGAGACCGGGGCCGATAGCAGGCTGGTGGTGGTTAAACAGCTGGACCTGGCCTCCCTGGAGTCTGTGCGCTCCTTCTGTGAAGACATTATAAAG GAGGAGCCTCGGCTAGATGTGCTGATCAACAACGCTGGAGTCTACCAGTGTCCCTACACCAAGACGGAGGACGGCTTCGAGATGCAGTTTGGGGTCAACCACCTTGGTCACTTCCTGCTCACCCACCTGCTGCTGGACCTCCTAAAGCGCTCGGCGCCCAGCCGCGTCGTGGTGGTCTCCTCCAAGCTCTACAAGCACGGCGACATTAACTTCGACGACCTGAACAGTGAGAAGTTCTACGACAAGGCCTTTGCCTACAGCCGCAGCAAACTGGCCAACCTGTTGTTCGCCTGCGAGCTGGCCCGTCGCCTGGAGGGCAGCGGGGTGACGGTGAACGCTCTGACCCCGGGGATCGTGAGGACTAACCTGGGAAGGCACGTGCACATTCCGGTGTTAGCGAAGCCCCTTTTTAACCTGCTCTCCTGGGGCTTGTTTAAAAGCCCAGAGGAAGGAGCTCAGACTTCAGTGTACCTGGCCTCCAGCCCAGATGTTGACGGTGTGCAGGGAAAGTGCTTTGCAGATTGCAAGCCCTTGGATCTTCTGCCGAAGGCCACGGATCAGGAAGTGGCGTCTAAACTGTGGGACATCAGTGAAGTCATGGTGGGCATAACCACTTGA